A genome region from Candidatus Microthrix parvicella Bio17-1 includes the following:
- the nadD gene encoding nicotinate-nucleotide adenylyltransferase, protein MSQRRVGLLGGTFDPPHIGHLVVAVEARATLNLDEVWLLVAHTPWQKTGRGVTDAEHRLAMARAAVVGLDGLVASDFEFDPPGPTYTVDTLERLVRLRPEVMPTLILGADAAAGVGTWHRSADVAALAEIAVVDRPGCGSTTPATLAVPQLDVSSTGIRARVQTGRPIDVLCPPGVVSLISELGLYDGDDGS, encoded by the coding sequence ATGTCCCAACGACGAGTCGGCCTGTTGGGCGGAACCTTCGATCCCCCCCACATCGGTCACCTGGTCGTCGCCGTTGAGGCTCGTGCCACCCTGAACCTGGACGAGGTGTGGCTGCTGGTGGCCCACACGCCCTGGCAGAAGACCGGTCGCGGAGTGACCGATGCCGAACACCGGCTTGCGATGGCGCGCGCTGCGGTTGTGGGGCTGGACGGGTTGGTGGCGTCGGATTTTGAGTTTGACCCGCCTGGGCCGACCTACACGGTCGACACGCTGGAGCGTCTCGTCCGGCTGCGACCGGAGGTGATGCCCACGTTGATCCTGGGCGCGGATGCCGCTGCCGGTGTTGGCACATGGCATCGCAGCGCCGACGTGGCAGCGCTCGCCGAGATCGCTGTGGTCGACCGGCCGGGTTGCGGGTCGACCACCCCGGCCACCCTGGCCGTGCCACAATTGGATGTGAGTTCGACCGGAATTCGCGCCCGTGTCCAGACGGGTCGCCCCATTGATGTGCTCTGCCCACCAGGCGTTGTTTCACTGATCAGCGAGCTTGGCCTCTACGATGGTGACGATGGCAGTTGA
- the rsfS gene encoding ribosome silencing factor gives MTLETDELTNLDVDTVALARAASFAADAKDGEAIEVLDVSGVQVMCDVFVLVSGRTERQVKAIADEVEAVVRERTGRTPQSVEGRDSLRWVLLDYGDVIVHAFVEEDRGYYRLERLYGDVPRLQWQ, from the coding sequence GTGACCTTGGAGACCGACGAGCTGACCAACCTGGATGTCGACACCGTGGCGCTGGCCCGAGCCGCTTCGTTTGCGGCCGATGCCAAGGACGGCGAGGCCATCGAGGTGCTGGATGTCTCCGGCGTACAGGTGATGTGCGACGTCTTCGTGTTGGTGAGCGGTCGAACCGAGCGTCAGGTGAAGGCGATCGCCGACGAGGTTGAGGCCGTGGTGCGGGAGCGAACCGGACGAACCCCGCAGTCGGTGGAGGGCCGTGACTCCTTGCGCTGGGTGTTGCTCGACTACGGCGACGTGATCGTGCACGCTTTCGTCGAGGAGGACCGCGGCTACTACCGGCTGGAACGCCTGTACGGCGACGTTCCGCGCCTCCAATGGCAGTGA
- a CDS encoding AMP-binding protein produces MHSLISRIERAAESDATLTVASPEGYDTTTWAQTHSAARSLAAGLQTYGVTPGTHVALLGPTTRPLITAIQATWLTGGCLVMLPLPMRLGSIEAFVEQTRSRIRAADCSLVLIDEQFAAFVERAEGDPPFVVLQDLVARSSELAPADWKRPDDDPDALAVLQFTSGSTAEPKGVMLPHRTICANLDACTQAGGLIDDEVFVSWLPLYHDMGLVGLLTIPMTTGRNLVQAAPQDFLSRPARWMQWISDYGGTMTAGPNFAYALAARALRRAEELDLSSLEVLLNGAEPIDADVFRRFLAAGEPFGLRPGAAFPAFGMAEVGIGGAFSRRWDGFRTDVVDADALEHEHVARPPSEDGAPEGEKTTTRELALLGRAVPGLEMRVVDRSSGQELGDRQVGELLIRGTSVTPGYYKNPEATAELLVDGWLHTGDLAYLLDGELVVCGRIKDVIIVGGRNIYPQDIERSAGDVAGVRPGNVIAFGADGRAGAQSIVVVAELGDAEAATVRDLLTERITSDIGVPPKEVVMVAKGTVPKTSSGKLQRSLAKSRWLNGELETAGTS; encoded by the coding sequence GTGCACAGCCTGATCTCCCGAATCGAACGCGCGGCCGAAAGCGATGCCACCCTCACGGTGGCCTCGCCGGAAGGCTACGACACCACCACCTGGGCACAGACCCATTCCGCCGCTCGATCGCTGGCTGCGGGGCTGCAGACTTACGGGGTGACGCCGGGGACCCACGTGGCGCTGCTGGGGCCCACCACCCGGCCGTTGATCACGGCGATCCAGGCCACCTGGCTCACCGGTGGTTGCCTGGTGATGTTGCCGTTACCGATGCGCCTGGGATCGATTGAGGCGTTCGTCGAACAGACCAGAAGCCGAATTCGCGCCGCTGACTGCTCGCTGGTGTTGATCGACGAGCAGTTCGCTGCTTTTGTTGAACGCGCCGAAGGCGATCCGCCCTTCGTGGTCCTGCAGGATCTGGTGGCCCGTTCCTCCGAGTTGGCGCCGGCCGATTGGAAGCGCCCCGACGACGATCCTGACGCGCTTGCAGTGCTGCAGTTCACTTCGGGATCCACCGCCGAGCCCAAGGGGGTCATGCTGCCCCATCGCACCATCTGCGCCAACCTTGACGCCTGCACCCAGGCCGGAGGCCTGATCGACGACGAGGTGTTCGTCTCGTGGCTGCCGCTGTATCACGACATGGGGTTGGTCGGCCTGTTGACCATTCCGATGACGACCGGTCGCAACCTCGTGCAGGCGGCGCCTCAAGATTTCCTGTCCCGACCTGCACGATGGATGCAGTGGATCTCCGACTACGGCGGCACGATGACGGCCGGACCCAACTTCGCGTACGCGCTGGCTGCCAGGGCGTTGCGGCGGGCCGAGGAACTCGACCTGTCGTCGCTCGAGGTGTTGCTGAATGGGGCCGAGCCCATCGACGCCGACGTATTCCGTCGGTTCCTCGCGGCGGGGGAGCCGTTCGGGCTCCGTCCCGGTGCGGCGTTTCCCGCCTTCGGGATGGCCGAAGTTGGCATTGGTGGCGCCTTTTCTCGCCGCTGGGACGGCTTTCGTACCGATGTGGTCGATGCCGATGCATTGGAGCACGAGCACGTCGCCAGGCCGCCGAGTGAGGATGGCGCACCGGAGGGTGAAAAGACCACCACGCGGGAACTGGCGCTGCTGGGCCGGGCGGTGCCCGGGCTGGAGATGCGCGTCGTCGATCGTTCCAGTGGGCAGGAACTGGGTGACCGCCAGGTGGGTGAGCTGCTGATTCGCGGCACCTCGGTGACGCCGGGCTATTACAAGAACCCCGAGGCGACCGCCGAACTGCTGGTGGACGGATGGCTGCACACCGGTGACCTTGCGTATCTGCTGGACGGCGAGCTCGTGGTGTGCGGACGTATCAAGGACGTGATCATCGTCGGTGGCCGCAACATCTACCCACAGGACATCGAGCGTTCGGCCGGTGACGTGGCCGGCGTGCGGCCCGGCAATGTGATCGCCTTTGGCGCCGACGGTCGGGCGGGCGCGCAATCGATCGTTGTGGTGGCCGAGTTGGGCGATGCCGAGGCAGCGACGGTGCGAGACCTCCTGACCGAGCGGATCACCAGCGACATCGGGGTGCCCCCCAAGGAGGTGGTCATGGTGGCCAAGGGAACGGTGCCCAAGACCTCCTCCGGCAAGCTACAGCGCTCACTGGCCAAGTCCCGGTGGCTGAACGGCGAACTGGAGACCGCCGGAACCAGTTAG
- a CDS encoding sigma-70 family RNA polymerase sigma factor, which translates to MEPQQQRYLKGKQHMNDSVGLYLSEIGTVPLLTTEEERQLSRRIDAGRLATAALAAGTTVGDEHRTIRDAARAKDHFIRANLRLVVSIARRYPMQPSLELLDLIQEGNLGLEHAVDKFDWRKGFKFSTYATFWIRQAIGRALDQKGSLVRLPGDRSAALRNALRRNGGDSEALDADLAELNHLTSVRSLDKTVGDDTSTELIDLLADTRPGPAEHLMADVERELLGDLLKSLDDRALIAVSRRFGLADGTKRSFREIGEELGLSAEAARRLVKRALHRVRSTANESPAFVS; encoded by the coding sequence ATGGAGCCGCAACAGCAGCGTTACCTGAAAGGCAAACAACACATGAACGACTCGGTTGGCCTGTACCTCTCAGAAATCGGAACCGTACCCCTACTCACCACGGAGGAGGAGCGTCAATTGTCTCGACGCATCGACGCCGGACGCCTGGCCACTGCGGCGTTGGCGGCCGGGACGACCGTCGGCGACGAACACCGGACCATTCGCGACGCAGCCCGCGCCAAAGACCACTTCATCCGGGCCAACCTGCGGCTGGTGGTCAGCATCGCCCGCCGTTATCCAATGCAGCCGAGCTTGGAACTGCTGGACCTGATCCAGGAGGGCAACCTGGGTCTTGAACACGCGGTCGACAAGTTTGACTGGCGTAAGGGATTCAAGTTCTCCACCTACGCCACGTTCTGGATACGACAGGCAATCGGCCGGGCCCTGGACCAGAAGGGCAGCCTGGTGCGTCTTCCCGGTGATCGCTCCGCGGCGCTCCGCAACGCACTCCGGCGCAACGGAGGCGACAGCGAGGCACTTGACGCCGATTTGGCCGAACTGAATCACCTGACCTCCGTGAGATCACTCGATAAGACCGTCGGCGACGACACCTCAACGGAGTTGATCGACCTGCTGGCCGACACCCGACCCGGTCCGGCCGAGCATCTCATGGCCGACGTAGAGCGAGAGCTGCTCGGTGACCTGTTGAAGTCCCTCGACGACAGGGCCCTCATCGCCGTATCTCGGCGGTTCGGCCTCGCGGACGGTACCAAGCGCTCCTTTCGGGAAATCGGGGAGGAACTGGGGCTGTCGGCCGAGGCGGCCCGACGCCTGGTCAAGCGTGCACTGCATCGGGTGCGCAGCACCGCCAACGAGTCGCCCGCGTTCGTGAGCTGA
- a CDS encoding class II 3-deoxy-7-phosphoheptulonate synthase — protein MTPPHAPSEAAPAVAPAGWSPASWRDRVAVQQPEWDGLDELRAVTDELESAPPLVIPGETRQLSASLAEVAQGRAFLLQAGDCAESFDSATPESIERRLRVILQMAIVLTHSAGVPVVKLGRIAGQYAKPRSSSHETLDEVSLPSFRGHIVNLPEFETDARRADPRRISQAYQRSATTLNLLRAMTQGGYADLTKVHQWNEAFVAATGVGRRYETLADDIDRALRFMQACGLDTDEVPQLHEATLYSSHEGLILDYEEALTRQDTETGEFFDTAAHSVWIGERTRDLDGAHVEYFSGIANPIGTKVGPTATPAEVVALCDALDPHRVPGRLTLIARMGAGLVTERLGPLVEAVAESGHPVIWATDPMHGNTFTAPSGRKTRHFDAIEQEIRGFFEVHHRLGTWPGGIHVELTGDDVTECLGGSEELSDDQLGLRYETMCDPRLNARQSVDLAFRVAELLREQQH, from the coding sequence GTGACCCCCCCACATGCGCCCAGCGAAGCAGCACCGGCGGTCGCGCCGGCCGGTTGGAGCCCGGCGAGCTGGCGCGATCGAGTGGCGGTCCAACAGCCTGAGTGGGATGGACTCGACGAGTTGCGCGCGGTCACCGACGAGCTTGAATCGGCCCCACCCCTGGTGATACCCGGCGAAACCCGTCAGCTGTCCGCGTCGCTGGCTGAGGTTGCGCAGGGTCGGGCCTTCCTCCTCCAGGCCGGAGACTGCGCCGAGAGCTTCGACTCGGCCACTCCGGAGAGCATCGAACGGCGCCTGAGGGTCATCCTGCAGATGGCGATCGTGCTTACCCACTCGGCGGGAGTTCCGGTGGTCAAGCTTGGTCGAATCGCCGGGCAGTACGCCAAGCCGCGTTCATCCAGTCACGAGACCCTGGACGAGGTCAGCCTCCCCAGCTTCCGGGGACACATCGTCAACCTGCCCGAGTTTGAAACCGACGCCCGCCGCGCCGACCCCCGACGCATCTCCCAGGCCTACCAGCGATCCGCCACCACGCTGAACCTGCTGCGTGCGATGACCCAGGGCGGGTACGCCGACCTGACCAAGGTGCACCAGTGGAACGAAGCGTTCGTGGCCGCCACCGGTGTCGGGCGGCGCTACGAGACACTCGCCGACGACATCGACCGGGCGCTGCGTTTCATGCAGGCCTGCGGCCTGGACACCGACGAGGTGCCCCAGTTGCACGAAGCCACGCTGTACAGCAGCCATGAGGGCCTGATCCTTGATTACGAGGAGGCGTTGACCCGCCAGGACACAGAAACCGGCGAGTTCTTCGATACCGCCGCTCATTCGGTCTGGATCGGCGAACGAACCCGCGACCTGGATGGCGCACACGTGGAGTACTTCTCCGGAATCGCCAACCCGATCGGCACCAAGGTGGGCCCCACGGCCACCCCGGCCGAGGTGGTTGCGTTGTGCGATGCGTTGGACCCACATCGCGTTCCAGGTCGTCTCACGTTGATCGCCCGCATGGGCGCGGGGTTGGTCACCGAAAGGCTTGGCCCGTTGGTGGAGGCTGTTGCCGAATCCGGCCACCCGGTGATCTGGGCCACCGACCCCATGCACGGCAACACCTTCACCGCGCCTTCAGGTCGCAAGACCCGACATTTCGACGCGATCGAGCAGGAAATCCGCGGGTTCTTCGAGGTTCACCACCGGTTGGGAACCTGGCCGGGTGGCATTCACGTTGAGCTGACCGGCGACGACGTGACCGAGTGCCTCGGCGGATCGGAAGAACTCTCCGATGACCAACTGGGCCTCCGCTACGAGACCATGTGCGATCCCCGGCTCAACGCACGTCAGAGTGTCGACCTGGCATTTCGCGTGGCCGAATTGCTGCGAGAACAGCAGCACTAA
- a CDS encoding LytR C-terminal domain-containing protein: MAVEAAPESGRSTPGGPDAAWSDELLERELPEAPTTAYVPAPDEAPSLVGGDSVGGAGDDQFADVLERPLDDGGEQAAPHTRTFDAQSGFSDTHANEARSLEGDESSRPGTTRRSGSSRRFLALSVTFAVALVALSYTGYRSSLRMTGGASISPQQRSPSQPGYEAAVRPTPVTFLAITTDGGELRSLSVVTQGTGETGGTIVTIPSSLFLKSEDGKVRIPNYIEAEDGMDELQTELEASLGFGMTDQLVVTESDVDSLLGGKPLAVRNPEQLLVDFQGVLVPQFESGDVSLDPGGLMAYLNYLGPEESEYNRLNRQQLVLERLLALGADGFKPTAPDDNVTALAELFTALGSGEASVIQLPVKEARIGGRPDGGTGQGASFTAPDNEAIDATLGSIVPFPISGFPGQRLGVKLLNGTNQPQLALKLASDVVNAGAEVKVVGNAKVLPQATSSVAISLDASPEEREQAQRLADALKAKLTDQEKLGEDVRAVVVLGQDQL; the protein is encoded by the coding sequence ATGGCAGTTGAGGCGGCCCCTGAGTCGGGGAGATCGACCCCGGGTGGCCCCGACGCCGCTTGGAGTGACGAGCTTCTTGAACGCGAACTGCCCGAAGCGCCAACGACGGCTTACGTCCCTGCACCCGACGAGGCGCCATCACTTGTTGGCGGCGATTCCGTCGGCGGAGCCGGCGACGATCAGTTCGCCGATGTGTTGGAGCGGCCACTCGATGACGGCGGGGAACAGGCAGCGCCGCACACGCGCACGTTTGACGCCCAGTCGGGGTTCAGCGACACCCATGCCAACGAGGCGCGGTCCCTGGAGGGGGACGAATCCTCTCGACCAGGCACAACGCGACGTAGTGGGTCCAGCCGTCGTTTCCTGGCTCTCAGCGTCACTTTTGCCGTGGCGCTGGTGGCGCTGTCGTATACGGGTTATCGCAGCTCCCTCCGCATGACCGGCGGGGCGTCGATCAGCCCGCAACAGCGATCGCCCAGCCAACCGGGCTACGAGGCCGCCGTCAGGCCTACGCCTGTGACCTTTCTTGCCATCACCACCGATGGCGGAGAGCTGCGATCGCTTTCGGTGGTCACCCAGGGTACGGGTGAGACCGGGGGCACCATCGTGACCATCCCCAGCAGCCTTTTCCTGAAGAGCGAAGACGGCAAGGTGCGCATCCCCAATTACATCGAAGCCGAGGATGGCATGGACGAGTTGCAGACCGAGTTGGAGGCATCGCTCGGTTTTGGCATGACCGACCAACTCGTGGTCACGGAGTCCGATGTGGACTCGCTGCTGGGGGGCAAGCCGCTCGCTGTTCGAAACCCGGAGCAGCTGCTGGTTGACTTTCAGGGGGTGTTGGTGCCGCAGTTCGAGTCGGGTGACGTTTCGCTCGACCCCGGGGGGCTCATGGCCTACCTGAACTACTTGGGGCCGGAAGAGTCGGAGTACAACCGGCTGAACCGGCAGCAGTTGGTGCTGGAACGCCTCTTGGCGCTCGGAGCGGACGGCTTCAAACCCACGGCACCTGACGACAACGTGACCGCACTGGCCGAGTTGTTCACGGCGCTGGGTTCGGGCGAAGCGTCGGTTATCCAGCTGCCGGTGAAGGAGGCCCGCATCGGCGGTCGTCCGGACGGAGGCACCGGCCAAGGGGCGTCGTTTACCGCACCTGACAACGAGGCGATCGACGCCACATTGGGGAGTATCGTCCCGTTCCCAATCTCCGGGTTCCCCGGACAGCGCCTGGGCGTGAAACTGCTCAACGGCACCAACCAGCCACAGCTGGCGCTGAAGCTGGCCTCGGACGTGGTGAACGCCGGCGCCGAGGTGAAGGTGGTGGGCAACGCGAAGGTACTTCCCCAGGCGACCAGCAGTGTTGCCATCTCATTGGACGCTTCCCCGGAGGAACGCGAGCAGGCCCAACGGTTGGCGGACGCGCTCAAGGCGAAGTTGACCGATCAGGAGAAGTTGGGCGAGGACGTGCGCGCGGTGGTCGTGTTGGGCCAGGATCAACTGTGA